Part of the Aggregatilinea lenta genome, GATGCTGGTAACTGTTGGCTTCGCGATAGATCGGCAGCAGGTAATCCACGCCCGCCAGCAGCAGCGGCACATGCTGCTCCGCGAACAGGTCTTGCAGCCCGCGATCGACCTTCTGGAAGTAGCGCTTGATGTCTTGCTTGTCGAGTTCTTCACCTTCGCTGTGACCGTGGAACATGACGCCGTGGCCGCCACCGCCCGCGCTGCGCGCCCGGCCCGTATTCATGCGGTACTGGTTGTCCCGATCGCGGTAGTCCGCCCACAGCGCCTCGGCCAGACTCTCCGGCACACCGTCCAGCTCGACCTCGGCCACGCTGTCGCGCGTGCCCTTCAGCAGCCGGATCTCGTCCTGGCTGAGCGCCAGCACGTAAAACTTGCCGTCGCCGCTCAGCAGCGGCAGCAGGGGCTTGAGAAAGAAGCGCTCGCTGACGCTGACCTGCTCGGCAAAGTTCACCGGCACGCGCAGCATTACCAGCACTCCGTCGGCCAGAAAGACGGCCAGCCCGTCGCTCTGGTGCCGCCAGAAATCCACATCATCCTGAAGATCGACGAGGGGCTTCAAAAATGCCTCAGCCTCCGGGGCGCGCAGGCCCAACTCGACCAGCCGCGCTTCGGCCTGGCGCTCCAGATTCCGAAACCGGATCGGGTTCTGTTGGGTTTCCGCGCCCGCGCGCACTGCCGGCATATAGACCGACGCGCACCACTTACCCTGCGTGTCGGTCAACGTCCTGAGATCGCTTTGAGAAATAAAGTCCACAGCCGTCTCCTTTCCTATACCTAGAAGATAAGGGGATCTCAATCGCGCGCCAAGCATGCGGCGACCGGTCCCTGTGGGATAGAAGGCGGAAAGAGGTACTTAGCGCAGCGGCTCGCCTGCGCTGACGTGCCAGTGCAGGTGCTTCGAATCCTGGTAGCGTCCCAGGTTGGTCAGCACCCGGCATGCGCCATGCTGCTCGACGACCTGCGTCGCCACCTGCTGGATGACCTGCACCAGCTCGATCAGCAGCGGCGCGTCTTCGACCTGGAGCGCCAGCAGCGACGCGACGTGCCGCTTGGGGATCACGACGATATGTACCGGCCAGAACGGGCGCGTGTGGTGGTACGCCAGCACGGTCGGCGTCTCGATCACCACGTCCACCGGCGTCCGGCCACTGAGCACCTCGTCGCAGTAGAAATCATCCGTCATGACTGGTTTTCCGGCTCCGTGAAGGTCTGATACGGCAGCAAATCGGGCACTTCGACGCGCACCGCCTCGCCTGCCGCCAGCGTGCCGGGCCGCTCGACGGAGGCCAGCAGCCCGCGCTGGTGGATCGCGGCCTTCGGGAAGCGGGTGGTCAGCCCTTCCACGTCAGGATAGTGCGACTGGATCGATCCGCCTGCTCCGGTGCACGGCGGATTTTCGCCCTCGACCACCAGCGTCACCCCGCCCTCAAAGTACAGGCGTGTGGACGGCGGCAGCTGCGTCAGCGCGGGGATGCCCTCGACCAGCAAATTTGCACAGATCCATTCGGCTTGAATGTCGGGAATGCCCATCTTCTGCGCCACGTCGGCCAGCTCCTCGACCGAGACGAGCGTCACCTGCCGCTCGTTGCGGATCTCCGTGCCGCGCGCGTAGTGGCCGCTGCCACTGCTGATGCGCGTCAGCCCCGCGTGGTGGTCACCTTCGATGCCCGCGAACGTCACCTGAACCGAGTCCTGGGCCGTGGAGAGGATGGTCGTCGGGTCCTGCCCGACCATCGTGCGGATCACCTTGCCATGCAGTGTGTGTTTAGTGGGTGTCATCGCCATTTATCTCATAACAGGTGGGTAGAAGTGAGCGATAGAGAAGCAGGAATAGCGTACTCGATCACTGTACGCGTTTTGTCCTTTAGGCGCAAGCGTGGCACAATCAAGCCAGGATGAGTGTCGCCCATTTGAAGGGAGGGTGCCGTGTCTGTACGCCAACGATTGGATCCCATCGAGCAAACCCTTGCCTACTTCATGGGCCTGGGCCTCGCCATCATTCTGCTGGCGTTCTGGCTCGGCGGGCTGGAAAACGTCGATAGCGGCGACGCGACGGGCCTGTTGATCGTCGGCGCGACGGTGCTGGTCCTCAGCACGATCGCCTGGATGTACTTCAGCCAGCCGTGGAAGTCGTTCGGCAACTTCGAGCCAGTCGAGGATCAGGCGCACAGCGCGCACGCGTCGCGCGCGCTCGTCACCGCCGAGTCGCATCTGCCCGCCGTGGTCGAAGCGCCGGGGCTGCCCGTGCCAGTCGAGACGCAGGACGCCGCCGAACCGGTGCCCGTCGAGATGGAAGCGGAACCCGAAGCCGCCATGCCGGTCACCGAAGAACCGCTGCCGTTCGTGACCGACACCTTAACGCAGATCACCGGGATCGGGGCGCGGGTCGCGCAGGGCCTCAACGACGCTGGAATCACCACGCTGGCACAGATTGCCGCGATGTCGCCCGAAGATCTGGCGAACACAGTGCGCGAGCAGGGCGTGCGGCTGGTCGGCAGTACGGACACCTGGCCCGCGCAGGCGCAGGCGCTGCTCGACGACCGCAGCGAGTGACGCAAGCCGCGCCTACTCGCCGCAGCGGTAGACCGTCACTAAATTGATGCGATCCCGGACCGTGCAGTTCGCGGCGACCCAGTCGTACAGCGGGCTGAGGTCGGCCACGTCGCGCCGCCCACCGCGCACCCACCACTCAACGCGCTGCTCCGGGTCCAGCGGCGGTACGCGGTTCCCGTCGTATAGGGTCGTGTCCACGATCATCGCGGGCGGCGCGGCGTCCAACTCCGCGATCATGTCCGCGATGCGTTCCTGGCTGTCCTCGTTTGGCACGACCAGCCCATACGCATAGAAAAATCTGGTCGGACTGAGCCGCTCCGACTGGAAGTTGATATACGGCGACGCGCCCCAATTCAGCACGGTATCGTCCGGCCCGGTGTTCGCCGCCACGAAGATCGATAGGTCGCCCAAAATGGGCGGTCCGGTCACGTCCCAATCCGCGTCTTCGAGCTGCGTCGTCGTCACGTCCCAAGGGCGTTCCCCGGCATGATAACCGCACCATGCGACCGCTGCCAGCACCACCAGCGCCCGCCCCCAGACTGGAACCCACCGCACCCGCGCCAGCGCCGCGAGGCCCGCCGCCATCATGATCATCAGCGCCGGAATTAGCGTAGCGTAATAATGCTCGTAGCCCGGCGATGCCCCGCGCCCGGTCGGGTTGACCAGCACCAGATCGAGCGGGAACGTGATCACGACCCACAGCGCGAGTGTCGCTCGCGCGCCGTCCACAGGCGCGACATAGGGACGCCGCAGCGACCACCATCCGGCAGCCAGCACGCCCGGAATCAGCACCCAGCCCAGCGGCCCGTAGACGTCCGGCACTTTGCTATCCATCAGCGTCTGTTCGATGGTGTCCAGAAACGGGACCGCCCCAACCCAGTGATGGAACTCACCCGGCGCAATGAATCCCGCCACGATGCCCGTCACGAGCACACCGTGCACCAGCAGGTAAAGCGCCAACACGCCTAACACCGACAGCCCGCCCAGAATCGTCGCGCCGAGGTAGCGCCAGCGCTGTGTCGCGCCGCGTACGGACGGCCCCGCGAGCAGGATCGCCATGACGTAAGCGGGCGCGAAACTCACCGTAGACTGCTTGATGATCAACGCGACGGCGGCGCACAGCCCCACAAGGAACGTCCAGCGATAGCGCGGCTGGCGCAGGAACTGGAAACCGAACGCAAACGCGAGCACCTGCGGCAGCAGGGCGTAGACCTCGGTGTAATTGACGTCTGACACGATGGCGTCGTAGTGGGCAAACAGCAGGAAGATCAACGCGGTAGCCCACGCCAGCCAGCGGAACCCGAACGCCTCGCGGATCAGCCAGTACAGCGCGACCGACGCCGCCCACACGAAGATCACGTCCGCCCACCACTGCGCCCAGCGTCCCACGCCGAAGGCCGTGAAGGCCAGCGCGTTAATCGTGTGCACGCCCGGCAGCTTGTTATCCCACACGTCCACGTACATCACGCCGCCGCGCGCCAGAACCATCCCGCCGTAACCGTACACTCCGCTGTCGCGCTGCTGGTAGGTCAGCGAGGGGACGAACTGCAGCGTCGTGGCAACCGCCGCCGCGAACAGCAGCAGGGCGATCACCGCCCACCACAGCCACGGCCACCATGACCGGCGCACAGCGGGAGTCACGTCGCGGGAAACGGATGGATTCAAGGGGTGCTCCAGGGGCGATCAGCAGTCGGAACCGGCACAGATCGCCGTGCGGCACAGGGTGTAGACGCGCCGCACGGCGAGATCGTTCAGTGAGCCAGACGGGCGGCTCGCTATTTCAGCAGGTCTGCGACCGCTTCGCGTTCCTCTTGCAGCTCCTCGATGGAGGTGCCGATCTTCCGGCGCGCGTAGTCGCTCAGCTCCAGCCCGCTGACCACTTCGTAGCCGCTGCCCATCATGCGCAGTGGGAAGGACGAGAACAGGCCGCCCGGCAGACCGTAAGGGTTGCCATCGGCGTAGATCGCCGCGCTGAACCACGTGCCCTCGGTGGGCTGGACCATGCTGCGGATGTGATCCACCACAGCGTTGGCGGCGCTGGCCGCGCTGCTCTTGCCGCGCGCGTCGATGACTTCCTTGCCGCGCTGCTGGACCTTCTCCACGAAGTCGCCTTCCAGCCACGCCCGGTCGTCGATGACGCTCGTCACCGGCTGGCCGCCGATCTGTGCGTGCTCAAAGTCCGGCAGCATCGTCGGGCTGTGGTTGCCCCAGATCGCCATGTGTGACACTGCTGCCGGCTGCACGCCCGCCTTGTCGGCGAGCTGCGCCACGGCGCGGTTCTGGTCGAGCCGGGTCATCGCCATCCAGCGATCCGCCGGGACGTCCGGCGCGCTGTTCATAGCGATCAGAGCGTTGGTGTTGCACGGGTTGGCGACGACCAGCACGCGGATGTCGTCCGCCGCGTAGTCGTTAATCGCTTTGCCCTGTGCGACAAAAATCGGGGCGTTGTCGCGGATGACATCCGCGCGTTCCATGCCCGGCCCGCGCGGCTTGCCGCCGACCAGAATCGCCCAGTTCGCGTCGTTAAACACCACCTTTTCGTCGTCCGAGGCGATGATATCTTGCAGCAGCGGATATGCGCAGTCACGCAGCTCCATCACGACCCCACGCAGCGCCTCGACAGCCTGCGGGATCTCCAGGATCTGCAAAATGACGGGTTGGTCAACTCCAAACGTCTCGCCGTTCGCCAGCCGGAACAGCAGGCTGTAGCCAATTTGGCCCGCCCCCCCGGTGATGGCTACGCGGATCGGCTCTTTCACGGTTTGCCTCCTTGATGATGCGCAATGAGAAGCCGATGTGCCCTTACATTGAGATTATACCGAAAATTGTTCCGGGCCGGGTAAGCACACGCAGGCGGCTGCTGAGCAGCCCGCCCATGTGGTATACTGGCCCCGTTTGACATTCGCCCACTCTCGACTCAACAGGCAGTCTTTTATGCCGGACCGTTTCCTCAACCTGACCGATGGCGTCGCCTTCATCGTCAGCGATCTTCACGGCGATCGTGATGCGTTCGACCGCTGTCTGGATCACTTTTACCGGTTGCACAGACGCGGCGAGGTCCAGTATTTGATCCTGCTCGGCGACCTCATCCACCGCAGCGGCCCCGCCGAACAGGACGCCAGCTTGAGCATGGCGCTCGACGTGCTGGCGCTGTACGACGAGCTGGGTCCCGCCGTGGTGATGCTGCTGGGCAATCACGAGATGCCACACATTTATGGCGTCACGCTCTCGAAGGGCGACCAGGACTACACGCCGCGCTTCGAGCACGCGCTGGGCGCGTACCGCACGGCAGTCGTCGGCCTGTTCGAGCGGCTGCCCTTCCTGGTCCGCACGGGCGCGGGCGTGATGCTCTCGCACGCCGGGCCGTCGATGGACGTAATCGCTCTGGCCGACCCGCTTCGCACGTACAATCACTGCGCCGTGCTGGCCGAAGCCGACCAGATGCTGGCGGAGCTAGCCCCTATCGAAGAAGCCTATCGCATGTTCGGCACGCATCACGGCGCGCCATACGAGCGGCTGGCCCAGCACATCCTGGCGGTGAGCGGCCCCGCCGACCCGCGTTTCTCGCACCTGCTGCGCGGCTTCATCGTCGGCCAGCGCAGCCGGACGTTCAATATGCTGTGGGACCTGCTGTTCACGCGCAACGAATACGGCCTGAACGCGACGGCCTATCTCAACGGCTGCCAGCGCTTTCTGGAGGCGTTCGGCACGGACGCCCCCGCCCCGCAGCGCGTGATGGTCAGCGGGCACATCGGCACGCGCGGCGGACACTCGATCATCAACGCGCACCACCTGCGCCTGTCCAGCGCCGCACACGCCCACCCACGCGAGGCGGGCGAGTATCTGCTGCTGGACTGCGCTCGTCCCGTCGAGTCTGCCGACGCGCTGCTCGCCGGACTGCGACCCGTCTTCTAACCGTACGTCTCCATGTCGCGGAGGAATAGTCACCTATGCACACGCGTGTGTACAACATCCGGCACGGCGAAACGGCCTGGAACGCGCTGGGCCGCTGGCAGGGTCACGCACCCGTGCCGCTCAACGACGTCGGACTGGCCCAGGCGCGGCAGCTCGCGCGCTGGCTGGCGCAGTCCGACGAACGCATCGACGTCATTTACAGCAGCGATCTCAAGCGCGCCATGCAAACCGCCGGAGCCGTTGGCGACGCGCTGAAGCTGAACGTGCTGCCCGACCAGCGCCTGCGCGAAGTGGACCTGGGCGAATGGCAGGGCCTGAACAGCAGCGAAGCCGAAGCCTGGGACACCGAGCGCTACGCGGCGTTCCGCGCCGACTGGTACAACGTGCCCACGCCCGGTGGCGAATCGCGCAACGAGCTGAAAGCGCGCGTCCGCGCCGCATTCGACGAGATCACGGCCCGCCACGCCGGGCAGCACGTCGCCCTGGTCACGCACGGCGGTACACTCGGCATGCTGATCGAGAGCCTGTTCGGGCGCATCGAGCGCCCCACCCTGACCAACACGTCCCTGACCGTCGTCGAACAGGAATCGGCCCAAAGTGAGTGGCGACTTGTGAATATTGCCTGGGCGCCGCATCTCGCCGACGCCCCATTGGGCGAAACGTGGTGACCCGTGTGATATTCGACATCGGGAGTTTGTGCAGAGTGACGATAAAAAAACCCTGGCAGAAAAAGTTTAAAAGTGAAATAATTCACTATAGAGTCTAGGAATTCCAGCCGAGATTCGCTAGACTCAAAACAGTAAGCCGAGCGTGGCTCAACACTACAGACCGCTGCGGTCTGCTTGCAGAACCCGCTGTTCACGAAAGGGAAGTTTCCTCATGGAAGAGTATCGCAGCAGCTACGGCCTTGAAAACCACGGCTTCAAGAATCTCGAACGTGAATTTTGGAATCTGTCTACTCCGGCATTGTACGAACAGGCCATCCGTCACCACGAGGGCGTCATCGCGCACCTGGGGCCGCTGGTCGCCCGTACCGGCGATCACACGGGCCGCGCGCCGAACGACAAGTTCATCGTGCGCGAGCCGGGCAGTGAGGGCGACATCTGGTGGGGTCCCATCAACCGCGACTGCACCGAAGAAAACTTCGAGCGCATGCACAAGCGCATGATGCAGTATCTGGAAAACTCGAGCGTCTTCGTGCAGGACCTCTACGCCGGGGCCGACCCGCGCTATCGCCTGCCGATCCGCGTCATCACCGAGCTGGCCTGGCACAGCATGTTCGCGCGCAACATGTTCCTGCGCATCTTCGAGCCGGACGCGCTGCGCACCCACGTACCGGAATTCACCGTGATTGACGTGCCGAGCTTGTCCGCCGACAAGGAAGAGTTCGCGACGTCATCCGGCGCATTCATCTACCTGAGCTTCAAGCACAAGATGGTGCTCATCGGCGGCACGCAGTATGCGGGTGAAATCAAGAAGTCGATCTTCACCGTGATGAACTACCTGCGCCCCAAGCAAGGCGTCATGGCCATGCACTGCTCGGCCAACTATGGCAAGGACCGCGACGACGTGGCGCTGTTCTTCGGTTTGAGCGGCACCGGCAAGACCACTCTCTCCGCCGATACGACGCGCACGCTCATCGGCGACGACGAGCACGGCTGGAGCGACGATGGCGTGTTCAACTTTGAGGGCGGCTGCTACGCCAAGGTGATCCGCCTCTCGCCCACCGGCGAGCCGGAAATCTGGGAGGCGACCCGCCGCTTCGGCACGCTGCTGGAAAACGTCGCCATCGACGCGCAGCGCCGCCGTATTGACCTGGACGACGACACCTACACCGAAAACACGCGCGCTTCCTACCCGATCACCCATATCCCGAACGCGGATTACGGCGGGGTCGCTGGACACCCGAAGCACGTCATCTTCCTGACGGCGGATGCCTTCGGCGTGATGTCGCCCATCGCCAAGCTGTCGCCTGATCAGGCGCAATATCACTTCCTGGCGGGCTACACGGCAAAAGTCGCCGGGACCGAACAAGGCATCACCGAGCCGTCGGCCACCTTCAGCACCTGCTTCGGCGCGCCGTTCATGCCGCTGCACCCGACCGTCTACGCCAAACTGCTGGCCGACAAGGTGCGCGACAACAACGTGCAGTTGTGGATGGTCAACACCGGCTGGACCGGCGGCCCCTACGGGCTGGGCAGCCGCATGAGCCTCGCCTACACCCGCGCGATGGTGCGCGCCGCGCAGGAAGGCCGCCTGAACGACGTCGAGACGCGGACCGACCCCGTCTTCGGCTTCGAAATTCCGCTGCACGTGCCGGGCGTGCCGGACGAGATCCTCGATCCG contains:
- a CDS encoding baeRF3 domain-containing protein encodes the protein MDFISQSDLRTLTDTQGKWCASVYMPAVRAGAETQQNPIRFRNLERQAEARLVELGLRAPEAEAFLKPLVDLQDDVDFWRHQSDGLAVFLADGVLVMLRVPVNFAEQVSVSERFFLKPLLPLLSGDGKFYVLALSQDEIRLLKGTRDSVAEVELDGVPESLAEALWADYRDRDNQYRMNTGRARSAGGGGHGVMFHGHSEGEELDKQDIKRYFQKVDRGLQDLFAEQHVPLLLAGVDYLLPIYREANSYQHLLDAGILGNPETLSAKELHREAWDIVKPYFKQAQSASAAEFEAHMGRDDGQAANDLKTVLRAAHEGRIAALFVALGAQEWGQFREHSYNVHVHPSRQPGDQDLLDLAAVQTLINGGTVYAVEEGEVPGEGAFAAVFRY
- a CDS encoding HIT domain-containing protein — protein: MTDDFYCDEVLSGRTPVDVVIETPTVLAYHHTRPFWPVHIVVIPKRHVASLLALQVEDAPLLIELVQVIQQVATQVVEQHGACRVLTNLGRYQDSKHLHWHVSAGEPLR
- a CDS encoding MOSC domain-containing protein, whose product is MTPTKHTLHGKVIRTMVGQDPTTILSTAQDSVQVTFAGIEGDHHAGLTRISSGSGHYARGTEIRNERQVTLVSVEELADVAQKMGIPDIQAEWICANLLVEGIPALTQLPPSTRLYFEGGVTLVVEGENPPCTGAGGSIQSHYPDVEGLTTRFPKAAIHQRGLLASVERPGTLAAGEAVRVEVPDLLPYQTFTEPENQS
- a CDS encoding helix-hairpin-helix domain-containing protein, which codes for MSVRQRLDPIEQTLAYFMGLGLAIILLAFWLGGLENVDSGDATGLLIVGATVLVLSTIAWMYFSQPWKSFGNFEPVEDQAHSAHASRALVTAESHLPAVVEAPGLPVPVETQDAAEPVPVEMEAEPEAAMPVTEEPLPFVTDTLTQITGIGARVAQGLNDAGITTLAQIAAMSPEDLANTVREQGVRLVGSTDTWPAQAQALLDDRSE
- a CDS encoding ArnT family glycosyltransferase, encoding MNPSVSRDVTPAVRRSWWPWLWWAVIALLLFAAAVATTLQFVPSLTYQQRDSGVYGYGGMVLARGGVMYVDVWDNKLPGVHTINALAFTAFGVGRWAQWWADVIFVWAASVALYWLIREAFGFRWLAWATALIFLLFAHYDAIVSDVNYTEVYALLPQVLAFAFGFQFLRQPRYRWTFLVGLCAAVALIIKQSTVSFAPAYVMAILLAGPSVRGATQRWRYLGATILGGLSVLGVLALYLLVHGVLVTGIVAGFIAPGEFHHWVGAVPFLDTIEQTLMDSKVPDVYGPLGWVLIPGVLAAGWWSLRRPYVAPVDGARATLALWVVITFPLDLVLVNPTGRGASPGYEHYYATLIPALMIMMAAGLAALARVRWVPVWGRALVVLAAVAWCGYHAGERPWDVTTTQLEDADWDVTGPPILGDLSIFVAANTGPDDTVLNWGASPYINFQSERLSPTRFFYAYGLVVPNEDSQERIADMIAELDAAPPAMIVDTTLYDGNRVPPLDPEQRVEWWVRGGRRDVADLSPLYDWVAANCTVRDRINLVTVYRCGE
- a CDS encoding malate dehydrogenase, producing MKEPIRVAITGGAGQIGYSLLFRLANGETFGVDQPVILQILEIPQAVEALRGVVMELRDCAYPLLQDIIASDDEKVVFNDANWAILVGGKPRGPGMERADVIRDNAPIFVAQGKAINDYAADDIRVLVVANPCNTNALIAMNSAPDVPADRWMAMTRLDQNRAVAQLADKAGVQPAAVSHMAIWGNHSPTMLPDFEHAQIGGQPVTSVIDDRAWLEGDFVEKVQQRGKEVIDARGKSSAASAANAVVDHIRSMVQPTEGTWFSAAIYADGNPYGLPGGLFSSFPLRMMGSGYEVVSGLELSDYARRKIGTSIEELQEEREAVADLLK
- a CDS encoding metallophosphoesterase, whose amino-acid sequence is MPDRFLNLTDGVAFIVSDLHGDRDAFDRCLDHFYRLHRRGEVQYLILLGDLIHRSGPAEQDASLSMALDVLALYDELGPAVVMLLGNHEMPHIYGVTLSKGDQDYTPRFEHALGAYRTAVVGLFERLPFLVRTGAGVMLSHAGPSMDVIALADPLRTYNHCAVLAEADQMLAELAPIEEAYRMFGTHHGAPYERLAQHILAVSGPADPRFSHLLRGFIVGQRSRTFNMLWDLLFTRNEYGLNATAYLNGCQRFLEAFGTDAPAPQRVMVSGHIGTRGGHSIINAHHLRLSSAAHAHPREAGEYLLLDCARPVESADALLAGLRPVF
- a CDS encoding histidine phosphatase family protein, whose product is MHTRVYNIRHGETAWNALGRWQGHAPVPLNDVGLAQARQLARWLAQSDERIDVIYSSDLKRAMQTAGAVGDALKLNVLPDQRLREVDLGEWQGLNSSEAEAWDTERYAAFRADWYNVPTPGGESRNELKARVRAAFDEITARHAGQHVALVTHGGTLGMLIESLFGRIERPTLTNTSLTVVEQESAQSEWRLVNIAWAPHLADAPLGETW
- the pckA gene encoding phosphoenolpyruvate carboxykinase (ATP), yielding MEEYRSSYGLENHGFKNLEREFWNLSTPALYEQAIRHHEGVIAHLGPLVARTGDHTGRAPNDKFIVREPGSEGDIWWGPINRDCTEENFERMHKRMMQYLENSSVFVQDLYAGADPRYRLPIRVITELAWHSMFARNMFLRIFEPDALRTHVPEFTVIDVPSLSADKEEFATSSGAFIYLSFKHKMVLIGGTQYAGEIKKSIFTVMNYLRPKQGVMAMHCSANYGKDRDDVALFFGLSGTGKTTLSADTTRTLIGDDEHGWSDDGVFNFEGGCYAKVIRLSPTGEPEIWEATRRFGTLLENVAIDAQRRRIDLDDDTYTENTRASYPITHIPNADYGGVAGHPKHVIFLTADAFGVMSPIAKLSPDQAQYHFLAGYTAKVAGTEQGITEPSATFSTCFGAPFMPLHPTVYAKLLADKVRDNNVQLWMVNTGWTGGPYGLGSRMSLAYTRAMVRAAQEGRLNDVETRTDPVFGFEIPLHVPGVPDEILDPRSTWADPAAYDKKASDLAKRFHKYMAQFEDAMSDAVKAAAPKA